From one Lolium rigidum isolate FL_2022 chromosome 4, APGP_CSIRO_Lrig_0.1, whole genome shotgun sequence genomic stretch:
- the LOC124650322 gene encoding probable cyclic nucleotide-gated ion channel 5 translates to MFSSCTGNNTHRSFQFTDDDGRNDKFVRLDDTISPTATMEAGSGHQMDSYFSSRPVKIRSRSVRMAAAGVINRSERLKNIGRVFQEDLKSISLKIYDPQDPFLNRMNRLFLFSCIVSVAVDPLFFYLPSVSETQSNTCIGFDRVLAAGATALRSALDFFFLARILLQFHTAFIAPSSRVFGRGELVVDSAAIARRYIRRFFVFDLLSVMPLPQIQIVKFFLRPKGSDLLPIKTALFFIVLTQYVPRLVRIYPITTELKRTTGVFAETAFAGAAFYLLLYMLASHMVGAFWYLLAVERLDDCWREKCAGLRFHQCKQFMYCAGKNKDDREDGFTEWRSMIRKVLAQECAPVDQSGTGFNYGIYTTAIASGVTHTAALIPKILFCLWWGLQNLSTGAQGLETTHYKGEALFAILLALFGLILMALLIGNMQTYLQSMTLRMEEMRLKRRDSEQWMHHRHLPDDLRDRVWRHNQYKWLETRGVDEDGLVRCLPKDIRRDVKRHLCLRLVRRVPLFANMDERLLDAICERLKPSLCTEATYVVREGDPVDEMLFIIRGRLESSTTDGGRTGFFNRGLLKEGDFCGEELLTWALDPKAAANLPLSTRTVKAISEVEGFALHADELKFVAGQFRRLHSKQLQQTFRFYSQQWRTWASCFIQAAWRRYQKRKVLEQRRREEEEAYAAEVAASGVSSSRLMKTTFLVSRFAKNVMRGVHRQRSLRAENLILLPKPPEPDFGRVNY, encoded by the coding sequence atgTTCTCCAGCTGCACCGGCAACAACACCCATAGGTCGTTCcagttcaccgacgacgacggccgcAACGACAAGTTCGTAAGGTTGGACGATACGATCAGCCCGACCGCCACCATGGAAGCCGGCAGCGGCCACCAGATGGACAGCTACTTCTCCAGCCGCCCGGTCAAGATCCGGTCGCGCTCCGTCCGcatggcggcggccggcgtgATCAACCGGTCGGAGCGCCTCAAGAACATCGGGCGCGTCTTCCAGGAGGACCTCAAGAGCATCTCCCTCAAGATCTACGACCCGCAGGACCCGTTCCTGAACCGCATGAaccgcctcttcctcttctcctgcaTCGTCTCCGTCGCCGTCGACCCGCTCTTCTTCTACCTCCCCTCCGTGTCCGAGACCCAGAGCAACACCTGCATCGGCTTCGACCGCGTCCTCGCCGCGGGGGCCACCGCGCTCCGATCCGCCctcgacttcttcttcctcgcccgcATCCTGCTGCAGTTCCACACCGCCTTCATCGCGCCGTCCTCGCGGGTGTTCGGCCGTGGGGAGCTCGTCGtcgactccgccgccatcgcgcgaCGCTACATCCGCCGCTTCTTCGTGTTCGACCTCCTCTCAGTGATGCCGCTGCCGCAGATCCAGATCGTCAAGTTCTTCCTGCGCCCCAAGGGCTCCGACCTGCTCCCCATCAAGACGGCGCTCTTCTTCATCGTGCTCACCCAGTACGTGCCCCGCCTCGTGCGCATCTACCCCATCACCACCGAGCTCAAGCGAACCACGGGTGTCTTCGCCGAGACCGCCTTCGCCGGTGCCGCTTTCTACCTCCTCCTCTACATGCTCGCCTCCCACATGGTGGGCGCCTTCTGGTACCTCCTCGCCGTCGAGCGCCTGGATGACTGCTGGCGCGAGAAGTGCGCGGGGCTGAGGTTTCACCAGTGCAAGCAATTCATGTACTGTGCCGGGAAAAACAAAGACGACCGCGAGGACGGGTTCACGGAGTGGCGGAGCATGATCCGGAAGGTGCTCGCGCAGGAGTGTGCCCCTGTGGACCAGAGCGGCACCGGTTTCAACTACGGCATCTACACCACCGCCATCGCCTCCGGCGTCACCCACACCgcagcgctcatccccaagatacTCTTCTGCCTCTGGTGGGGGCTCCAGAACCTCAGCACGGGCGCGCAGGGCCTGGAGACGACGCACTACAAGGGGGAGGCGCTCTTCGCCATCCTGCTCGCTCTCTTCGGCCTCATCCTCATGGCGCTGCTCATCGGAAACATGCAGACGTACCTCCAGTCCATGACGCTGCGGATGGAGGAGATGCGCCTGAAGCGGCGCGACTCGGAGCAGTGGAtgcaccaccgccacctccccgACGACCTCCGGGACCGGGTGTGGCGACACAACCAGTACAAGTGGCTCGAGACGCGCGGCGTGGACGAGGACGGCCTGGTGCGATGCCTGCCCAAGGACATCCGCCGGGACGTGAAGCGCCACCTCTGCCTCCGCCTCGTCCGCCGCGTGCCGCTCTTCGCCAACATGGACGAGCGCCTCCTCGACGCCATCTGCGAGCGGCTGAAGCCCAGCCTGTGCACGGAGGCCACCTACGTGGTCAGGGAAGGGGACCCCGTCGACGAGATGCTCTTCATCATCAGAGGCCGGCTCGAGAGCTCCACCACCGACGGAGGGCGCACGGGGTTCTTCAACAGGGGGCTGCTCAAGGAAGGCGACTTCTGCGGGGAGGAGCTGCTGACGTGGGCGCTGGACCCCAAGGCGGCGGCGAACCTGCCGCTCTCTACGCGCACGGTCAAGGCCATCTCTGAGGTGGAGGGCTTCGCGCTGCACGCCGACGAGCTCAAGTTCGTGGCCGGGCAGTTCAGGCGGCTGCACAGCAAGCAGCTGCAGCAGACCTTCAGGTTCTActcgcagcagtggcgcacctgggCGTCCTGCTTCATCCAGGCCGCCTGGAGGAGGTACCAGAAGCGCAAGGTgttggagcagcggcggcgggaggaggaggaggcgtacGCCGCAGAGGTGGCGGCCTCGGGAGTCTCGTCCAGCAGACTGATGAAGACCACCTTCCTGGTGTCCAGGTTCGCCAAGAACGTCATGCGCGGCGTGCACCGCCAGCGGTCGCTTCGGGCGGAGAACCTCATCCTCCTGCCCAAGCCGCCGGAGCCCGACTTTGGCAGAGTCAACTACTGA